ATCGTGGTTACGCAGAGATGCAGAAGCTGCTGGAGACTAAACTCGTGAGCCGGCATGGCGCTTCTCCCAAAGGCGAAGGTATAGCTGCGGCAATCCGCGAGCGCGACTCGATGAAAGTAAGAAGCTTGCTCGATGCCGAACCCGAGCTTTTGCGCGCCGGCGATGAGCGCGGCAATCAGCCAATTCACTGGGCGGTGATGACGCGGCAACTCGACATCATCGACGAGTTGCTGGCACGCGGCGCGGACATCGATGCGCGGCGGCAAGACGGCGCGCGTCCGATTCACCTCACCAACGGCGATTACCACTATCGCGGCAGGCGCGATGTGCCCAAAGCCGTCACAACGACTCCCGCAGAGGTACTCGAGCATCTTCGCGCTCGCGGCGCGCATATCGACATTGGCACCGCCGCGCATACCGGAGATGTGAAGCGCGTCAGAGAGTTGCTGGATGAAGATCCCGGCCTGGCCAATCGCACTCCGGATTACATCACATATTATATCGGATCCGGCACGCCATTGAAAAACGCTGCGGCCAAGGGGCATATCGAAATCGTGAAGCTCTTGCTGGAACGCGGCGCTGATCCGAATTTGCCTGAGGAGGGCATCGCCCCGCACGGCCATGCGCTGTATGCGGCCGTCTCTCATGGCCATTTCGAAATTGCCAAGCTGCTGCTGGAGCACGGCGCGTATCCGAATCCGGAAGTCGAAAGCTCCGCGGATGCGCTGACCAGGGCCATAATGAATAAGAATGAGAAGATGATCGAGCTGCTCTGCTCGTATGGCGCGGCGCGAGCCGTGCATATCATGGCCTATTACGGCGACGTGCAAACCGCAGCGGCTGTGTTTGCGGCGAATCCGGCGCTGGCTGACGATCCCGAAGCGCTCACGAATGCTGCAGGAGAAGGCCAGGAAGCCTTTGTGCGTTTGCTGCTGCGCTATCAACCTGACCTGCCCCAACGCCTCAGCTTTCCCGCTTGGTCGGTCGGCGCAAAAACGCGCGAATTGAACGAACTTTTATTCAAGCACGGCATGAATCCGAGCCAGCCGGATTGGCTGCGCGTGACGCCGCTGCACCACTTCGCCCGAAAGGGCGACGTAGAAAACGCCGCGCTCTTCCTCGACCACGGCGCCGATCTGCATGCACGCGATGAAGATATTTGTTCGACGCCGCTGGCATGGGCGGCAAAGTTTGGGCAGATTCGCATGGTTGAGTTTCTTTTGAAACGCGGCGCAAAATTGAATCTTCCTGACGATCCACCATGGGCCACGCCGCTCACCTGGGCAGCCCGGCGCGGACATCATGAGATTGTGGAATTGCTAAAACAATACGAATAGGCCGGCGCTGCCCGACCCTAGCCTTAAGCATTTGGGCTGGCCCTCGCAATCCGGCAACGGTGATCTCGCTGTTGTCGTTGCACAATTTCTTGTAAAACAATTTTCTCAAGGAAAAATTTTCTTGTACAATCTCGAAACTCTCGACTTCCTCTTTCGCGAGGCGGTGGCCGCCATCGATGCCGGCGACGTAAGCAAGCTTAAACGCCTCCTCGCCGCAAACTCCGGCTTGGTGCACAAACGCCTCGAATCGCCCGGCGCGTGGCTGCGCGACACAGTTGGCAACGCGCTCGATGGATTCTTCCGACAACCGTATCTGCTCTGGTTCGTGGCTGAGGATCCGGTCCGGAATAATATTCTACCCCAAAATATTGCCCAGGTGGCGCGCACGATCATTGATATGGCAAAACACGAGGGCACAGATAATCTGCAAGAACAACTCGATTACGCGTTGCAACTAGTTTCCTTTTCATG
This sequence is a window from Cytophagia bacterium CHB2. Protein-coding genes within it:
- a CDS encoding ankyrin repeat domain-containing protein; this encodes AAITGDLETIKRLVEKDPSLVRSHHAYRTPLYFAVRENQVEVAAFLLEHGADPLGLAINDTFLDIARDRGYAEMQKLLETKLVSRHGASPKGEGIAAAIRERDSMKVRSLLDAEPELLRAGDERGNQPIHWAVMTRQLDIIDELLARGADIDARRQDGARPIHLTNGDYHYRGRRDVPKAVTTTPAEVLEHLRARGAHIDIGTAAHTGDVKRVRELLDEDPGLANRTPDYITYYIGSGTPLKNAAAKGHIEIVKLLLERGADPNLPEEGIAPHGHALYAAVSHGHFEIAKLLLEHGAYPNPEVESSADALTRAIMNKNEKMIELLCSYGAARAVHIMAYYGDVQTAAAVFAANPALADDPEALTNAAGEGQEAFVRLLLRYQPDLPQRLSFPAWSVGAKTRELNELLFKHGMNPSQPDWLRVTPLHHFARKGDVENAALFLDHGADLHARDEDICSTPLAWAAKFGQIRMVEFLLKRGAKLNLPDDPPWATPLTWAARRGHHEIVELLKQYE